In Lacerta agilis isolate rLacAgi1 chromosome 8, rLacAgi1.pri, whole genome shotgun sequence, one genomic interval encodes:
- the LOC117051980 gene encoding IgGFc-binding protein-like, with the protein MGDPHYSTFDGHKYDFQGTCTYTFVKTRAESFGLPSFHIFAKNENRGNKAVSYVTVVTTEVYGYTITMTRSEIGFVQVNGIRAHLPIYLKDGNLQILQVGTSVLLSTDFQLKVSYDWNHHLRVTISSAYQEAVGGLCGNYNENPSDDFETPAGTTAPNIPAFGESWVVTTDGSLCWHDCNGPCKPCESDQAEKYESEAYCGLLTKVSNGPFASCHAKVPPTIYFTNCVFDVCSTKGNKQSLCDILAAYADACQSEGAQIGDWRRDSGCYLECPPNSQYQICGTACPATCMDDQTQGPKLCPAVCVEGCQCLAGFVLSQGSCIPESSCGCVYEGRPYAPNEAFWADDLCQKRCVCNPSSRVVECSASACKPTERCQVVKGVRGCYPTGNSTCSASGDPHYWTFDKKRFDFQGPCAYVLAEVFNSPQDLEGFSVYVQNEHRGNAAVTWTRSVQVNVYDVEIIVSRQHSGKVLVEGLLTFLPFSAAGGKIKLYRSGLDAVIETDFDLVVTFNWDSKVSVTVPNTYANTLRGLCGNFNGNPEDDALVPGSILTPDRPVFGGSGIESIDPKCKEIVDPKCPGMEELAAQQRAAGQECGLILAKDGPFRECHGQVDEEGAFQDCIYDFCFYKGRYAFMCAAIASYAKDCQAVGVTIYPWRSATFCPPPCPLNSHYEHCATACDQTCSSLYVPPRCPEKCEEGCVCNEGFVRSTDTCVPMSECGCFYKGRYYPALEYFYPTCEERCRCQAGGNVVCHTAPCTPNEECKTVEGYRKCFAVGNATCSVVGDLYLSFDGQIINFQGTCTYFLTKLHKPTQSLKPLAVIVKNEPWGNGKITHATMVYVEVLDFQVVMLLNKWGVVLVDGVLQRLPVNLLSGHLRIFQHGIGITIDSTFGFALTYDLYSHVRVTIPSIYQDYVGGLCGNYNGDKSDDLQLPDGTVVTDVNKFAVAWKLPIVDESCTDGCVAEGCLVCEEEKKEPFKQLSSCGLLTASNGPFSACHAIVNPEPYLDNCINDLCVGGGDQQILCQSLQSYMKACQEARVPIEPWRSATFCREYQENPFPFFQWWLLPIKTGSEEGRETSRKVCQRQ; encoded by the exons GTCAATGGTATCCGGGCACACTTGCCCATTTATCTGAAGGATGGGAACTTGCAAATTTTGCAGGTTGGCACCTCTGTCCTACTTTCCACTGACTTCCAGCTGAAGGTATCTTACGACTGGAATCACCACCTCCGCGTCACCATCAGCAGTGCTTATCAGGAGGCTGTCGGTGGCCTATGTGGGAATTATAATGAGAATCCCAGTGATGACTTCGAAACCCCTGCAGGCACCACAGCCCCTAACATTCCAGCCTTCGGTGAAAGCTGGGTGGTGACGACTGATGGCAGCCTTTGCTGGCATGATTGCAATGGGCCTTGTAAGCCTTGTGAATCCGATCAGGCCGAGAAGTACGAGTCAGAGGCCTACTGTGGTCTGCTAACCAAGGTTTCCAATGGCCCCTTTGCTTCTTGCCATGCCAAGGTGCCCCCCACAATCTACTTTACGAACTGTGTGTTTGACGTCTGCTCCACCAAAGGGAACAAACAGTCCTTGTGTGATATCCTGGCAGCCTATGCCGATGCCTGCCAGAGCGAGGGAGCCCAAATTGGTGACTGGAGAAGGGACTCTGGATGCT ATCTGGAGTGTCCTCCGAACAGCCAGTACCAAATCTGTGGAACAGCCTGCCCTGCCACCTGCATGGATGACCAAACTCAAGGGCCAAAGCTCTGCCCAGCTGTGTGCGTCGAAGGCTGCCAGTGCCTTGCGGGTTTTGTGCTGAGCCAAGGATCATGCATCCCCGAAAGCAGCTGCGGTTGTGTGTACGAAGGGCGACCCTATGCCCCCAATGAGGCTTTCTGGGCGGATGACCTGTGCCAGAAGCGTTGTGTGTGCAATCCGTCCAGTAGAGTGGTGGAGTGTTCAGCTAGTGCTTGCAAACCAACAGAACGGTGCCAAGTGGTCAAAGGCGTGCGGGGATGCTATCCGACTGGAaacagcacatgctctgcatccGGGGATCCCCACTACTGGACCTTTGACAAAAAGAGATTTGATTTCCAAGGGCCCTGTGCCTACGTGCTTGCTGAGGTTTTCAACAGTCCCCAGGACCTGGAAGGGTTCAGCGTCTATGTTCAAAATGAACACCGGGGAAATGCTGCTGTGACCTGGACCCGGAGTGTTCAAGTCAACGTCTATGATGTTGAGATTATAGTCAGCAGGCAACATTCCGGCAAAGTCTTG GTCGAAGGCTTGCTCACCTTCCTTCCCTTTAGTGCAGCTGGAGGAAAAATCAAGTTATATAGGAGCGGCCTGGATGCTGTGATTGAGACTGACTTTGACCTCGTGGTGACCTTTAACTGGGATAGCAAGGTATCAGTCACGGTGCCCAACACCTATGCCAACACCCTGCGTGGCCTGTGTGGAAACTTCAACGGGAACCCTGAAGATGATGCCCTTGTGCCTGGCAGCATCCTCACTCCCGACAGGCCAGTATTTGGTGGCAGTGGAATTGAGAGCATTGACCCAAAATGCAAGGAGATAGTGGACCCCAAATGCCCAGGGATGGAAGAATTAGCAGCCCAGCAGCGTGCAGCAGGCCAGGAATGTGGGCTTATTCTGGCCAAGGATGGGCCCTTCCGGGAGTGCCACGGCCAGGTTGACGAAGAAGGCGCCTTCCAAGATTGCATTTACGACTTTTGTTTCTACAAGGGACGCTATGCCTTCATGTGTGCAGCCATTGCCAGTTATGCCAAAGACTGCCAAGCTGTTGGGGTCACCATATACCCCTGGAGGTCTGCAACCTTCTGCC CCCCACCCTGCCCGCTCAACAGTCACTATGAACATTGTGCCACGGCCTGTGACCAGACCTGCAGCAGCCTGTATGTCCCGCCTCGATGCCCGGAGAAGTGCGAGGAGGGCTGTGTGTGCAATGAGGGCTTTGTCAGGAGCACTGACACTTGCGTCCCTATGTCTGAGTGTGGGTGCTTCTACAAGGGACGCTACTATCCAGCCTTGGAATATTTCTATCCAACTTGTGAGGAACGTTGCAGGTGCCAGGCCGGTGGAAACGTGGTGTGTCATACCGCTCCCTGCACCCCCAATGAAGAGTGCAAAACGGTGGAAGGGTACCGCAAGTGCTTCGCAGTTGGAAACGCCACCTGCTCAGTTGTTGGTGACCTCTATCTGTCCTTTGATGGCCAAATCATTAacttccagggcacctgcacttACTTCTTAACCAAGCTGCACAAGCCAACCCAGAGCTTGAAACCCCTAGCTGTTATTGTCAAGAACGAGCCTTGGGGCAATGGGAAGATCACACATGCCACGATGGTCTATGTGGAGGTCCTTGACTTTCAGGTTGTTATGCTGCTGAACAAATGGGGAGTAGTGCTG GTGGATGGAGTATTGCAACGCCTCCCTGTGAATCTTTTGTCTGGGCACCTCAGAATCTTTCAGCACGGGATCGGTATCACAATAGACTCCACCTTTGGCTTTGCACTGACCTACGACCTGTATTCCCATGTGAGGGTCACTATTCCCAGCATCTACCAGGACTACGTAGGTGGCTTGTGTGGGAACTACAATGGAGACAAGAGTGACGATCTCCAGCTCCCTGATGGCACCGTGGTCACTGATGTGAATAAATTTGCTGTTGCCTGGAAACTTCCAATTGTTGATGAATCCTGCACAGATGGGTGTGTTGCAGAGGGCTGCTTAGTttgtgaggaggagaagaaagaaccTTTCAAACAGCTCAGCTCCTGTGGGCTCCTCACTGCATCCAATGGTCCATTCAGTGCATGCCATGCCATAGTGAACCCCGAGCCATATCTGGACAACTGCATCAATGACCTGTGTGTAGGAGGTGGTGACCAACAGATCCTGTGCCAGAGCCTCCAGAGCTACATGAAAGCCTGCCAGGAGGCCAGGGTCCCTATTGAGCCTTGGAGAAGTGCAACCTTCTGCCGTGAGTACCAAGAGaaccctttccctttcttccagtGGTGGTTGCTACCCATTAAGACAGGCAgtgaggaaggcagggagactaGCAGAAAGGTGTGCCAGAGGCAATGA
- the LOC117051982 gene encoding IgGFc-binding protein-like: MGDPHYSTFDGHKYDFQGTCTYTFVKTRAESFGLPSFHIFAKNENRGNKAVSYVTVVTTEVYGYTITMTRSEIGFVQVNGIRAHLPIYLKDGNLQILQVGTSVLLSTDFQLKVSYDWNHHLRVTISSAYQEAVGGLCGNYNENPSDDFETPAGTTAPNIPAFGESWVVTTDGSLCWHDCNGPCKPCESDQAEKYESEAYCGLLTKVSNGPFASCHAKVPPTIYFTNCVFDVCSTKGNKQSLCDILAAYADACQSEGAQIGDWRRDSGCYLECPPNSQYQICGTACPATCMDDQTQGPKLCPAVCVEGCQCLAGFVLSQGSCIPESSCGCVYEGRPYAPNEAFWADDLCQKRCVCNPSSRVVECSASACKPTERCQVVKGVRGCYPTGNSTCSASGDPHYWTFDKKRFDFQGPCAYVLAEVFNSPQDLEGFSVYVQNEHRGNAAVTWTRSVQVNVYDVEIIVSRQHSGKVLVEGLLTFLPFSAAGGKIKLYRSGLDAVIETDFGLVVTFNWDSKVSVTVPNTYANILRGLCGNFNGNPEDDALVPGSILTPDRPVFGGSGIESIDPKCKEIVDPKCPGMEELAAQQRAAGQECGLILAKDGPFRECHGQVDEEGAFQDCIYDFCFYKGRYAFMCAAIASYAKDCQAVGVTIYPWRSATFCPPPCPLNSHYEHCATACDQTCSSLYVPPRCPEKCEEGCVCNEGFVRSTDTCVPMSECGCFYKGRYYPALEYFYPTCEERCRCQAGGNVVCHTAPCTPNEECKTVEGYRKCFAVGNATCSVVGDLYLSFDGQIINFQGTCTYFLTKLHKPTQSLKPLAVIVKNEPWGNGKITHATMVYVEVLDFQVVMLLNKWGVVLVDGVLQRLPVNLLSGHLRIFQHGIGITIDSTFGFALTYDLYSHVRVTIPSIYQDYVGGLCGNYNGDKSDDLQLPDGTVVTDVNKFAVAWKLPIVDESCTDGCVAEGCLVCEEEKKEPFKQLSSCGLLTASNGPFSACHAIVNPEPYLDNCINDLCVGGGDQQILCQSLQSYMKACQEARVPIEPWRSATFCPVTCPANSYYTTCSNICETNCAGLTDHIRCPEYCVEGCQCDVGFFFDGLKCISLDECGCFERGRYFPPDEPVVLNDCKEKCICTAAGGFRCEAITCQGEETCEVIDGIMRCYGKEYHCSLIPGAQLSTFDGLSGNVPAPGSFQLTSLCDINSDYWFRVIVEVSSCPPNGAVTANLLYFFYKGLFITVNRQKEAWVNGLPVQIPSKITESIIFNLSGEVITLSSPQVQVKLNLAGGVQVTASPDLKGQVCGACGNFNNDQTDDLIGPNEVKVTDVPALLTSWTARDFTPW; the protein is encoded by the exons ATGGGTGACCCACACTACAGCACTTTTGATGGACACAAGTATGACTTCCAAGGAACCTGCACCTACACTTTTGTCAAGACACGTGCTGAAAGCTTCGGACTTCCATCTTTCCATATCTTTGCCAAGAATGAAAACCGGGGGAACAAAGCAGTGTCCTATGTGACAGTGGTGACGACTGAGGTTTATGGATACACCATCACCATGACCAGATCAGAAATTGGTTTTGTACAG GTCAATGGTATCCGGGCACACTTGCCCATTTATCTGAAGGATGGGAACTTGCAAATTTTGCAGGTTGGCACATCTGTCCTACTTTCCACTGACTTCCAGCTGAAGGTATCTTATGACTGGAATCACCACCTCCGCGTCACCATCAGCAGTGCTTATCAGGAGGCTGTCGGTGGCCTATGTGGGAATTATAATGAGAATCCCAGTGATGACTTCGAAACCCCTGCAGGCACCACAGCTCCTAACATTCCAGCCTTCGGTGAAAGCTGGGTGGTGACGACTGATGGCAGCCTTTGCTGGCATGATTGCAATGGGCCTTGTAAGCCTTGTGAATCCGATCAGGCCGAGAAGTACGAGTCAGAGGCCTACTGTGGTCTGCTAACCAAGGTTTCCAATGGCCCCTTTGCTTCTTGCCATGCCAAGGTGCCCCCCACAATCTACTTTACGAACTGTGTGTTTGACGTCTGCTCCACCAAAGGGAACAAACAGTCCTTGTGTGATATCCTGGCAGCCTATGCCGATGCCTGCCAGAGCGAGGGAGCCCAAATTGGTGACTGGAGAAGGGACTCTGGATGCT ATCTGGAGTGTCCTCCGAACAGCCAGTACCAAATCTGTGGAACAGCCTGCCCTGCCACCTGCATGGATGACCAAACTCAAGGGCCAAAGCTCTGCCCAGCTGTGTGCGTCGAAGGCTGCCAGTGCCTTGCGGGTTTTGTGCTGAGCCAAGGATCATGCATCCCCGAAAGCAGCTGCGGTTGTGTGTACGAAGGGCGACCCTATGCCCCCAATGAGGCTTTCTGGGCGGATGACCTGTGCCAGAAGCGTTGTGTGTGCAATCCGTCCAGTAGAGTGGTGGAGTGTTCAGCTAGTGCTTGCAAACCAACAGAACGGTGCCAAGTGGTCAAAGGCGTGCGGGGATGCTATCCGACTGGAaacagcacatgctctgcatccGGGGATCCCCACTACTGGACCTTTGACAAAAAGAGATTTGATTTCCAAGGGCCCTGTGCCTACGTGCTTGCTGAGGTTTTCAACAGTCCCCAGGACCTGGAAGGGTTCAGCGTCTATGTTCAAAATGAACACCGGGGAAATGCTGCTGTGACCTGGACCCGGAGTGTTCAAGTCAACGTCTATGATGTTGAGATTATAGTCAGCAGGCAACATTCCGGCAAAGTCTTG GTCGAAGGCTTGCTCACCTTCCTTCCCTTTAGTGCAGCTGGAGGAAAAATCAAGTTATATAGGAGCGGCCTGGATGCTGTGATTGAGACTGACTTTGGCCTCGTGGTGACCTTTAACTGGGATAGCAAGGTATCAGTCACGGTGCCCAACACCTATGCCAACATCCTGCGTGGCCTGTGTGGAAACTTCAACGGGAACCCTGAAGATGATGCCCTTGTGCCTGGCAGCATCCTCACTCCCGACAGGCCAGTATTTGGTGGCAGTGGAATTGAGAGCATTGACCCAAAATGCAAGGAGATAGTGGACCCCAAATGCCCAGGGATGGAAGAATTAGCAGCCCAGCAGCGTGCAGCAGGCCAGGAATGTGGGCTTATTCTGGCCAAGGATGGGCCCTTCCGGGAGTGCCACGGCCAGGTTGACGAAGAAGGCGCCTTCCAAGATTGCATTTACGACTTTTGTTTCTACAAGGGACGCTATGCCTTCATGTGTGCAGCCATCGCCAGTTATGCCAAAGACTGCCAAGCTGTTGGGGTCACCATATACCCCTGGAGGTCTGCAACCTTCTGCC CCCCACCCTGTCCGCTCAACAGTCACTATGAACATTGCGCCACGGCCTGTGACCAGACCTGCAGCAGCCTGTATGTCCCGCCTCGATGCCCGGAGAAGTGCGAGGAGGGCTGTGTCTGCAATGAGGGCTTTGTCAGGAGCACTGACACTTGCGTCCCTATGTCTGAGTGTGGGTGCTTCTACAAGGGACGCTACTATCCAGCCTTGGAATATTTCTATCCAACTTGTGAGGAACGTTGCAGGTGCCAGGCTGGTGGAAACGTGGTGTGTCATACCGCTCCCTGCACCCCCAATGAAGAGTGCAAAACGGTGGAAGGGTACCGCAAGTGCTTCGCAGTTGGAAACGCCACCTGCTCAGTTGTTGGTGACCTCTATCTGTCCTTTGATGGCCAAATCATTAacttccagggcacctgcacttACTTCTTAACCAAGCTACACAAGCCAACCCAGAGCTTGAAACCCCTAGCTGTTATTGTCAAGAATGAGCCTTGGGGCAATGGGAAGATCACACATGCCACGATGGTCTATGTGGAGGTCCTTGACTTTCAGGTTGTTATGCTGCTGAACAAATGGGGAGTAGTGCTG GTGGATGGAGTATTGCAACGCCTCCCTGTGAATCTTTTGTCTGGGCACCTCAGAATCTTTCAGCACGGGATCGGTATCACAATAGACTCCACCTTTGGCTTTGCACTGACCTACGACCTGTATTCCCATGTGAGGGTCACTATTCCCAGCATCTACCAGGACTACGTAGGTGGCTTGTGTGGGAACTACAATGGAGACAAGAGTGACGATCTCCAGCTCCCTGATGGCACTGTGGTCACTGATGTGAATAAATTTGCTGTTGCCTGGAAACTTCCAATTGTTGATGAATCCTGCACAGATGGGTGTGTTGCAGAGGGCTGCTTAGTttgtgaggaggagaagaaagaaccTTTCAAACAGCTCAGCTCCTGTGGGCTCCTCACTGCATCCAATGGTCCATTCAGTGCATGCCATGCCATAGTGAACCCCGAGCCATATCTGGACAACTGCATCAATGACCTGTGTGTAGGAGGTGGTGACCAACAGATCCTGTGCCAGAGCCTCCAGAGCTACATGAAAGCCTGCCAGGAGGCCAGGGTCCCTATTGAGCCTTGGAGAAGTGCAACCTTCTGCC CCGTGACTTGCCCTGCCAACAGTTATTATACCACTTGTTCCAACATTTGTGAAACCAACTGTGCTGGACTGACTGACCACATTCGATGCCCGGAATACTGTGTCGAGGGCTGCCAGTGTGATGTTGGCTTCTTCTTTGATGGCCTCAAATGCATCTCCTTGGATGAGTGTGGCTGCTTTGAGCGTGGCAGATATTTCCCA CCTGATGAACCTGTGGTGCTCAATGACTGTAAGGAGAAATGCATCTGCACTGCAGCTGGAGGGTTCAGGTGTGAGGCCATCACTTGCCAAGGAGAAGAAACTTGTGAGGTGATTGATGGCATCATGCGATGCTACGGGAAAG AGTACCACTGCTCCCTGATACCCGGAGCTCAACTATCTACCTTTGATGGCCTTTCTGGGAATGTCCCTGCTCCTGGCTCCTTTCAACTGACTTCCCTTTGTGACATCAACTCAGATTATTGGTTCCGTGTGATTGTGGAAGTTTCGTCATGTCCGCCCAATGGAGCAGTCACTGCCAACTTGCTCTATTTCTTCTACAAGGGTCTATTTATTACTGTGAATAGACAGAAGGAGGCCTGG GTGAATGGGCTGCCAGTTCAGATCCCATCCAAAATCACAGAGTCAATAATATTTAATCTGTCTGGTGAAGTCATAACCCTGAGTTCACCTCAAGTTCAAGTAAAACTGAACCTAGCTGGAGGAGTGCAGGTGACTGCTAGTCCAGATTTGAAAGGACAAGTATGTGGGGCATGTGGAAACTTCAACAATGATCAGACGGATGACCTAATTGGTCCAAATGAAGTGAAAGTAACTGATGTTCCTGCATTGTTGACGTCTTGGACAGCCAGAGATTTCACCCCCTGGTAA